From Paenibacillus sp. GP183, one genomic window encodes:
- the floA gene encoding flotillin-like protein FloA (flotillin-like protein involved in membrane lipid rafts), giving the protein MDPNLYLLLLAALIIVALSVLLSVVPVMLWISALASGVRVSIITLIAMRLRRVIPSRIVNPMIKATKAGIDLSMNHLESHYLAGGNVDRVVNALIAAHRANIHLEFERAAAIDLAGRDVLLAVQMSVNPRVIETPIVSAVAKNGIEVKVIARVTVRANIDRLVGGAGEETIIARVGEGIVTTVGSSESHKDVLENPDMISRTVLGKGLDAGTAFEILSIDIADVDVGKNIGAHLQTEQAEADKRIAQAKAEERRAMAVAVEQEMKARVVEMRAKVVESESQVPIAMADALRSGKLGVMDYMNLKNIESDTQMRSSLGKMNDSGKTEKE; this is encoded by the coding sequence ATGGATCCGAATTTGTATTTGCTGCTTCTCGCGGCCCTTATCATCGTGGCACTTTCAGTGCTGTTAAGTGTTGTCCCCGTTATGCTATGGATTTCCGCACTTGCTTCTGGAGTGAGAGTGAGTATTATCACATTGATTGCGATGAGGCTGCGCCGCGTTATTCCGAGCCGGATCGTCAATCCGATGATCAAAGCCACCAAAGCCGGTATAGATCTCAGTATGAATCATTTGGAAAGCCATTATCTCGCAGGAGGTAACGTAGACCGGGTTGTAAATGCATTGATTGCAGCGCATCGGGCCAATATTCATCTGGAATTCGAGAGAGCCGCAGCGATTGACCTGGCAGGTCGTGATGTCCTCTTGGCCGTTCAAATGAGCGTTAATCCTCGTGTTATTGAAACGCCTATTGTGTCTGCTGTCGCAAAGAACGGAATTGAAGTTAAGGTTATCGCTCGTGTAACTGTGCGTGCAAACATCGACCGCTTGGTCGGGGGTGCCGGTGAAGAGACGATTATAGCCCGTGTAGGTGAAGGTATCGTTACAACCGTCGGCAGCAGCGAGTCCCATAAAGATGTGTTGGAAAATCCGGACATGATTTCACGGACTGTACTTGGCAAAGGTCTGGATGCCGGCACAGCGTTTGAAATCTTATCGATTGATATTGCCGATGTTGATGTAGGCAAAAATATAGGGGCGCATTTACAAACCGAGCAAGCTGAAGCGGATAAACGAATTGCCCAAGCCAAGGCTGAAGAGCGACGGGCTATGGCTGTCGCCGTTGAGCAGGAGATGAAAGCCCGCGTTGTCGAAATGCGTGCAAAAGTCGTCGAATCCGAGTCGCAAGTGCCCATCGCTATGGCGGATGCGCTTCGCAGCGGAAAGCTTGGCGTGATGGACTATATGAATTTAAAAAACATTGAATCCGACACCCAGATGCGTTCCTCGCTCGGAAAAATGAACGATTCCGGCAAAACCGAGAAAGAATAA
- a CDS encoding NfeD family protein — MWETLSAFLTHPVTATILLLVGIVGIAMELLFFSGGLLALGGILGFGLYFLGYYLAGFASFGDLAIFGIGIVLLILEMVIPSFGILSVLGAICLFGGVMLASSDPQQASISLGIAFFLAIVIVAISFKYLQHRGTWNRFILREQLTTDKGFTSNPNKMNYLGKQGEALTPLRPAGTAQIDGQRIDVVTDGSFISRGKPVEVVQVEGTRVVVREIIIKTEV, encoded by the coding sequence ATGTGGGAAACATTATCAGCATTTCTTACCCATCCGGTTACAGCGACCATATTACTGCTTGTGGGGATTGTCGGTATTGCAATGGAATTGTTGTTTTTTAGCGGAGGCTTGCTGGCTTTAGGTGGAATCCTGGGATTTGGGCTTTATTTCCTGGGCTATTACCTGGCAGGATTTGCGAGTTTCGGAGATTTGGCCATTTTTGGAATTGGAATCGTTCTCTTGATTTTGGAAATGGTTATACCCAGCTTTGGGATCTTAAGTGTTCTGGGAGCCATATGCTTATTTGGCGGCGTCATGCTGGCCTCATCCGATCCACAGCAAGCTTCGATTTCACTAGGCATCGCGTTTTTTCTTGCCATTGTCATTGTGGCCATTTCGTTTAAATATTTGCAGCATCGCGGCACCTGGAATCGATTTATTTTGCGCGAGCAGTTGACCACGGATAAAGGGTTTACCTCCAATCCGAACAAGATGAATTATCTGGGCAAACAAGGAGAGGCTCTGACTCCGCTTCGACCAGCAGGTACGGCTCAAATCGATGGACAGAGGATTGATGTTGTCACGGACGGAAGCTTTATCAGCCGCGGCAAGCCTGTGGAAGTTGTCCAGGTGGAGGGAACAAGGGTTGTAGTGAGAGAAATAATAATCAAAACCGAAGTTTAA
- the addA gene encoding helicase-exonuclease AddAB subunit AddA yields MAKHEQQTKPIGSTWTDEQWDAISLSGRDMLVAAAAGSGKTAVLVERIIRRISDESEPVDVDRLLVATFTKAAASEMKHRIREAFEKELTRQPKSHHLRKQLAMMGRASITTLHSFCLEVIQRYFSLIRLDPGFRIANETEAELLRQDLLEELLEEYYAGSEAESSFWRLVDSFSGDRSDDALMLLVQKLYDVSRSHPWPEQWLRLMASMFGPPGQTQTSTIDGVEAQRLVAAGSEAAVKEIWEKSLIQDCRLELNGAADLLRQARDLAEEPGGPAPYLDNLQEDLRLVEALIFAAKGSWNEMFLAFQGASFGKLKPCKGDGFDKELQEQVKELRNQAKERVGKIGEELFGRAPEQFDAEIRQLAPVLHTLVDLVLDFGRRYQSAKAEKGLIDFADLEHYCLQILSDPSSVPDGLIPSQAAIEYRRQFVEVLLDEYQDTNRVQEAIVEMISHPKPGNRFMVGDVKQSIYRFRLADPGLFLEKYKAYKSEPASGEGLRIDLARNFRSRTQVVDAVNFLFKQMMNESVGEIDYDDRAELIYGAGYPAPSGDCSVEMVIVDRASDSPDTEEMDALSDEHTDVEDQITDTEEGMAEGSDPVMQAMELETAQLEARAIAKQIRSVMDQAAPFEVFDKRTGGTRPVTYRDIVVLLRATSAWAPVFIEELKQQGIPAYADLSTGYFSATEVEVMLSLLKVIDNPYQDVPLAAVLRSPIVGLTADELAQIRAGSRTSAFYDAVVDYGASIHNSEPTIHKLPLFLNRLKQWRTDARQGSLADLIWSIYRQTGYYDFAGGLPGGLQRQANLRALYDRSRQYESTSLRGLFRFLRFVERMKDSGGDLGTARALGEQEDVVRIMSIHKSKGLEFPVVFAAGMAKLFNQRDLNDTFLLHKELGFGPRFVDTALRISYPTLPSLAIKRRMRLEMLAEEMRILYVALTRAREKLVLLGTVKSLDKLLRAWSRHVHAPDFLLPDYELAKARCYLDWIGPALLRHPDAELWRGRLGMGDIPADRLLKDPSQWKLTIVNPAELMASGEAAQSIPMEVSRIEALRHLDIVPTQEKWKEALERKLSWQYAYPNAQKWFAKTTVSELKRLSESNRMPQDLEYPTGRAFGTASFGSSSGHQTYRTTVLRRPRFMEEKKLTAAEKGTVVHAVMQNLSLDQQPTAESVRAHLDHMLERNLLTKAQFEVVDIKPVLTFFATDIGQRMIQARKVEREVPFSFGLPAQEVYTDAETDMTLSKETVLIQGVIDCFFEDDQGLVMVDYKTDSTEGRSIDELSERYRLQIDLYARAVEYIWNRPLAGKYVYYFDGDMLIQM; encoded by the coding sequence ATGGCAAAGCATGAACAGCAAACAAAACCAATAGGCAGCACGTGGACAGATGAACAGTGGGATGCCATTTCGCTTAGCGGCAGGGATATGCTGGTTGCCGCTGCAGCAGGCTCGGGAAAGACAGCCGTGCTCGTTGAACGAATCATACGGCGCATTTCGGATGAGTCGGAGCCGGTTGATGTGGACAGGCTTCTGGTAGCCACATTCACCAAGGCGGCGGCTTCCGAGATGAAGCACCGGATTCGTGAAGCCTTTGAAAAAGAGCTCACCCGGCAACCCAAATCGCATCATCTGCGCAAGCAGCTGGCCATGATGGGACGAGCCTCCATTACCACGCTGCATTCTTTTTGCTTGGAAGTTATCCAGCGATATTTTAGCTTGATTCGTCTGGACCCGGGTTTTCGCATTGCCAATGAAACGGAAGCCGAGCTGCTAAGACAGGATCTGCTTGAGGAGCTTCTAGAGGAATATTATGCGGGCAGCGAAGCGGAAAGCAGCTTCTGGCGGCTCGTTGATTCCTTCAGTGGAGATCGGAGCGATGATGCGTTAATGCTGCTTGTGCAAAAGCTGTATGACGTTTCACGCAGTCACCCATGGCCAGAACAATGGCTCAGACTGATGGCATCCATGTTTGGACCTCCTGGGCAGACACAGACATCAACTATCGACGGAGTAGAAGCACAAAGGCTTGTTGCGGCGGGCTCGGAAGCGGCGGTTAAAGAAATCTGGGAAAAAAGTCTGATCCAGGATTGCCGCCTCGAGCTCAATGGTGCTGCTGATTTACTCCGTCAAGCCCGTGATTTGGCTGAGGAGCCGGGGGGGCCAGCTCCTTATCTGGATAATTTACAAGAAGATCTTCGGCTGGTAGAAGCCTTGATTTTTGCAGCAAAGGGCTCTTGGAATGAGATGTTTCTCGCTTTCCAGGGGGCTTCATTCGGGAAGCTAAAGCCCTGTAAAGGGGACGGTTTCGATAAAGAGCTGCAGGAGCAGGTTAAAGAGCTGCGGAATCAAGCCAAGGAGAGAGTGGGCAAAATCGGTGAGGAGCTGTTTGGGCGAGCTCCCGAGCAGTTTGATGCAGAGATTCGTCAGCTTGCTCCCGTTCTACATACTTTGGTGGACCTTGTACTGGATTTTGGCCGCCGTTATCAGTCCGCGAAAGCAGAGAAGGGCTTAATTGATTTTGCGGATCTGGAGCATTATTGCCTGCAAATCTTAAGTGATCCGTCATCTGTGCCGGATGGGCTTATTCCGTCGCAAGCGGCTATTGAATATCGCCGCCAGTTTGTTGAAGTGTTGCTGGACGAGTATCAAGATACGAACCGTGTTCAGGAAGCTATCGTTGAGATGATTTCTCACCCAAAGCCGGGAAACCGATTCATGGTGGGAGATGTGAAACAAAGCATATACCGGTTTCGGCTTGCCGATCCGGGACTGTTCCTGGAGAAGTATAAAGCTTATAAATCGGAGCCAGCATCCGGTGAAGGGCTGCGGATCGATTTAGCGCGCAATTTCCGGAGCCGGACACAGGTTGTGGACGCCGTCAATTTTCTATTCAAACAGATGATGAACGAATCTGTGGGAGAAATCGATTATGATGATCGTGCAGAGCTGATTTATGGAGCAGGATATCCGGCTCCCTCTGGAGACTGCTCGGTGGAAATGGTGATTGTGGATCGAGCCTCGGATTCGCCTGACACGGAAGAAATGGATGCTCTTTCGGATGAGCATACCGATGTTGAGGATCAGATCACAGATACAGAAGAAGGAATGGCAGAAGGGTCTGATCCTGTCATGCAAGCCATGGAGCTGGAAACCGCACAGCTGGAGGCAAGAGCCATTGCCAAGCAAATCAGGAGCGTGATGGATCAAGCTGCTCCCTTTGAGGTGTTTGACAAAAGGACCGGAGGAACGAGGCCGGTTACTTATCGTGATATAGTTGTACTGCTGCGTGCTACTTCGGCATGGGCGCCTGTTTTCATCGAAGAGCTCAAGCAGCAGGGAATTCCGGCCTATGCAGATCTTAGCACAGGGTATTTTTCTGCAACGGAAGTTGAAGTCATGCTGTCGCTGCTTAAAGTGATCGACAATCCTTATCAGGATGTGCCGCTTGCTGCGGTTCTCCGCTCGCCCATCGTCGGCTTAACCGCTGATGAATTAGCCCAAATTCGTGCGGGATCGCGGACTTCCGCCTTTTATGATGCTGTTGTGGATTATGGGGCCAGTATTCATAACAGTGAACCCACTATTCACAAGCTGCCGCTTTTTTTAAACCGTTTGAAGCAGTGGCGCACCGATGCCAGACAAGGGTCATTGGCTGATCTTATCTGGAGCATTTACCGACAAACGGGTTATTATGATTTTGCCGGAGGGCTGCCAGGCGGTCTTCAGCGTCAAGCCAACTTAAGGGCCCTTTATGATCGCTCCAGACAATACGAAAGCACATCCCTTCGCGGACTGTTTCGCTTCCTCCGATTTGTTGAACGGATGAAAGACAGCGGGGGAGATCTTGGAACCGCCCGAGCGCTCGGGGAACAAGAGGATGTCGTTCGTATCATGTCGATCCATAAAAGCAAGGGGCTCGAATTTCCCGTTGTTTTTGCGGCCGGAATGGCCAAGCTGTTCAATCAGCGGGATCTGAATGACACCTTTTTACTTCACAAGGAGCTGGGCTTCGGACCTCGATTCGTCGATACGGCTCTGCGCATCAGCTATCCGACACTGCCCTCACTCGCGATCAAAAGACGCATGAGGCTGGAAATGCTCGCCGAAGAAATGCGTATTCTCTATGTAGCCCTTACCAGAGCAAGAGAGAAGCTGGTATTGCTGGGGACGGTCAAATCCTTGGACAAGCTGCTTCGGGCCTGGTCCCGCCATGTACATGCACCGGATTTTCTGCTTCCCGATTATGAACTGGCTAAAGCACGCTGTTACCTGGATTGGATAGGTCCTGCGCTTTTGCGTCATCCCGACGCGGAGCTTTGGAGAGGCCGCTTGGGGATGGGGGACATCCCAGCAGACCGATTGCTCAAGGATCCATCCCAGTGGAAGCTCACAATAGTGAATCCTGCCGAGCTCATGGCTTCAGGTGAAGCTGCCCAGTCGATTCCTATGGAAGTAAGCCGAATTGAAGCGTTACGTCATCTGGACATCGTTCCAACTCAGGAAAAATGGAAAGAAGCATTAGAGCGCAAGCTGTCTTGGCAATATGCGTACCCGAACGCGCAAAAATGGTTCGCCAAAACTACCGTTTCGGAGCTGAAGCGACTCTCGGAATCGAACCGAATGCCGCAGGATTTGGAATATCCGACGGGAAGGGCATTTGGCACAGCTTCATTTGGATCTTCTTCCGGTCATCAAACATATCGCACAACTGTATTACGCAGGCCTCGATTTATGGAAGAAAAGAAGCTGACGGCTGCCGAAAAAGGAACCGTGGTTCACGCGGTGATGCAGAATCTGTCCCTGGATCAACAGCCAACCGCAGAAAGTGTACGAGCCCATCTTGACCATATGCTGGAGCGAAATCTCTTAACCAAAGCTCAGTTTGAAGTCGTCGACATTAAGCCCGTGCTGACCTTTTTTGCGACGGACATCGGCCAAAGAATGATACAAGCCCGCAAGGTGGAACGCGAAGTCCCTTTCAGCTTTGGACTTCCTGCTCAGGAGGTTTACACGGATGCGGAAACGGACATGACACTAAGTAAAGAAACCGTTCTAATCCAAGGGGTTATCGACTGCTTTTTTGAAGACGACCAAGGTCTCGTTATGGTCGACTACAAAACAGATTCGACCGAAGGTCGAAGCATCGACGAACTAAGCGAGCGCTATCGTTTGCAGATCGACCTGTATGCCCGCGCTGTGGAGTATATTTGGAATCGGCCCTTGGCCGGAAAGTATGTGTACTACTTTGACGGCGATATGCTTATTCAGATGTAG
- the rpsU gene encoding 30S ribosomal protein S21 — protein sequence MSETRVRKNETIDAALRRFKRSIAKDGVLAEVKKRKHYEKPSVKKKLKSEAARKRKF from the coding sequence GTGTCAGAAACTCGAGTTCGCAAGAATGAAACTATAGATGCTGCTCTTCGTCGGTTTAAGCGATCCATCGCTAAGGATGGCGTTTTAGCAGAGGTTAAAAAACGCAAGCATTATGAGAAGCCAAGCGTTAAGAAAAAGCTAAAGTCGGAGGCTGCTCGCAAGAGAAAGTTCTAG
- the yqfC gene encoding sporulation protein YqfC, with protein MRRFTRKWSQLTAKVLDLPQDVVQDLPRMTMIGNVQLYIENHRGVLHFTSNELQLQLTKGKLEIQGKQLVIRAILPDEVFIEGVIDGIKYTP; from the coding sequence ATGCGTCGCTTTACCCGCAAATGGAGCCAATTAACAGCTAAAGTGCTGGACCTACCGCAGGATGTGGTACAAGATCTGCCGCGCATGACGATGATCGGCAATGTGCAGCTTTATATTGAAAACCATCGGGGCGTGCTGCATTTTACCAGCAATGAGCTGCAGCTTCAGCTAACGAAAGGGAAGCTGGAAATTCAAGGGAAGCAATTGGTGATTCGTGCCATTTTGCCCGACGAAGTTTTCATTGAAGGGGTCATAGACGGCATTAAATATACACCTTAA
- a CDS encoding GatB/YqeY domain-containing protein: MSIKQQLTEDMKTAMKAKDKVRLSIIRMIKNEIDKREIDTRKELTEAEAIEAVTSYKKVVSQQLEYAVTANEQERIDEFNYELQVVNQYLPKQLSEDEVRHIVQSLIDSNGFAGVKDKGALMKLLMPEVKGKADGKLVSDVVTELLG; the protein is encoded by the coding sequence ATGTCTATTAAGCAGCAGCTGACGGAAGATATGAAAACCGCAATGAAAGCAAAAGATAAAGTTCGTTTGTCGATCATTCGAATGATCAAGAACGAAATTGATAAGCGTGAAATTGATACGCGAAAAGAGTTAACCGAGGCTGAAGCGATTGAAGCCGTTACCAGCTACAAAAAAGTGGTTTCCCAACAACTGGAATATGCTGTAACTGCTAATGAACAAGAACGAATTGACGAATTTAATTATGAGCTTCAAGTAGTCAATCAATACTTGCCTAAGCAGCTATCCGAAGATGAAGTGAGACATATTGTCCAATCTCTGATTGACTCAAACGGATTTGCCGGAGTTAAAGATAAAGGTGCATTGATGAAACTGTTAATGCCGGAAGTAAAGGGCAAGGCGGATGGTAAATTAGTAAGTGATGTTGTGACTGAATTGCTTGGATAA
- a CDS encoding FAD-dependent oxidoreductase, producing the protein MSPFMRAATRKKRDVVMEVSLAMFMEEGYENVSVDDIIAATGTSKGTFYHYFKSKDEIISELYRKQIERIQEWVKQPPSKVQSLEGHINRLFLDLSSNIAHSSRLIRSLTALSLHNETIRSVQQEQVKVLFESVLRWLPEPGKAQLLVSSYWGSVMLWCSQDGADLISMVRSNLAYAWTGIRSSNPFSPLQIESHSQEEINMKTAIIGGGLAGLTAAAYLSENPHIEGVLFERSPQLGGRAFTYEKSGFTLNYGAHAIYGIDRHKLSLMEKELGLSFSSKQVDKRRVMYAKHNRLTEAPLDFVNLLKTNLLSTMQKVRFAGEITAIIANIHNLKNYATLGDYLAESAADEEVKELWEHLVCSNFFITPEDARKVSGAVISEYYHNLFLSSKPVNYILGSWAVITNQLKQKIQTSGRWDIALQEGVESIRYADKKFILQTKTREETFDKVIFAMPVQQVVKLLKGTAWEPFLSPYESNTATEVMVYDVGLSQVVARPFSYISDMDNKLFISDVSATDHTLVPEGGQLLQGIAYFSDDFQNDEDRKAYLEKKTMQMEALFDKHYPGWRDATAVKRVSKKAMVASVKNIASNSLLPVRVENVPFYFCGDGCMGKGELAERAFSSARTAAQAIIEEANHLLQNK; encoded by the coding sequence ATGAGTCCATTCATGCGAGCTGCAACGCGCAAGAAACGTGATGTCGTCATGGAAGTCTCTTTGGCGATGTTTATGGAAGAAGGCTACGAAAACGTGTCCGTAGATGATATTATTGCCGCCACAGGAACATCCAAAGGAACTTTTTATCATTATTTTAAAAGTAAGGATGAGATCATTTCCGAGTTATACAGGAAGCAAATTGAACGGATTCAAGAATGGGTCAAACAGCCTCCATCCAAGGTGCAGTCACTTGAAGGACATATCAATCGGCTCTTTTTGGACTTATCGTCTAATATTGCGCATTCATCGCGGCTGATTCGAAGCCTTACGGCTTTATCCCTGCATAATGAAACGATACGAAGCGTTCAGCAGGAGCAGGTCAAGGTGTTATTTGAGAGTGTTTTGCGCTGGCTTCCGGAGCCTGGCAAGGCCCAGCTGTTGGTCTCTTCGTATTGGGGGAGCGTGATGCTTTGGTGTTCTCAGGATGGAGCCGATTTGATCTCAATGGTTCGCAGCAATCTGGCCTATGCATGGACCGGCATTCGCTCCAGCAACCCCTTCTCTCCACTGCAAATTGAATCCCATTCCCAGGAGGAAATTAACATGAAAACAGCCATTATTGGAGGCGGACTCGCGGGTCTTACCGCAGCAGCTTATTTATCGGAAAACCCTCATATTGAGGGCGTTTTATTTGAACGAAGTCCACAGCTCGGTGGAAGAGCTTTTACTTATGAAAAATCCGGGTTTACGCTCAATTATGGAGCCCATGCAATTTACGGGATTGACCGCCACAAGCTGAGCTTGATGGAAAAAGAGCTCGGGCTGTCTTTTAGCTCCAAGCAAGTGGATAAACGAAGAGTGATGTACGCAAAGCATAATCGGCTTACGGAGGCTCCGCTCGATTTTGTGAATCTGCTTAAAACGAATCTGCTCAGCACGATGCAAAAGGTACGTTTTGCCGGAGAAATCACAGCGATCATCGCCAACATTCATAACCTCAAAAACTATGCAACGCTCGGCGATTATTTAGCCGAATCAGCTGCCGACGAGGAAGTAAAAGAGCTGTGGGAGCATCTGGTTTGCTCCAATTTCTTCATCACACCCGAGGACGCTCGCAAGGTTTCAGGCGCAGTGATCAGTGAGTATTACCACAATCTGTTCCTCTCCAGCAAGCCTGTAAACTACATTCTGGGCAGCTGGGCGGTGATTACCAACCAGTTGAAACAAAAAATCCAAACCTCCGGCCGTTGGGATATAGCTTTGCAAGAAGGTGTGGAAAGCATCCGTTATGCGGACAAAAAATTTATTTTGCAGACCAAGACCCGGGAAGAAACTTTTGATAAAGTTATTTTTGCGATGCCGGTGCAGCAGGTCGTAAAGCTTTTGAAAGGAACCGCCTGGGAGCCGTTTCTATCCCCTTATGAATCCAATACCGCTACCGAGGTTATGGTTTATGATGTCGGGCTTAGCCAGGTGGTGGCGCGTCCGTTCAGTTATATCAGCGATATGGATAACAAGCTGTTTATCAGCGATGTTTCGGCAACTGATCATACACTTGTGCCGGAAGGCGGGCAGCTGCTGCAGGGAATTGCCTACTTTAGCGATGATTTCCAAAATGATGAGGATAGAAAGGCGTACCTGGAAAAGAAAACAATGCAAATGGAAGCCTTATTCGACAAGCATTACCCGGGCTGGCGGGACGCCACAGCAGTGAAACGTGTTTCGAAAAAAGCGATGGTGGCGAGCGTGAAAAATATTGCCTCCAATTCGCTGCTGCCGGTGCGCGTGGAGAATGTGCCCTTTTATTTCTGCGGAGACGGCTGCATGGGCAAGGGCGAGCTGGCTGAACGCGCTTTTTCCAGCGCTCGTACAGCGGCACAAGCGATCATCGAAGAAGCGAATCACCTTCTGCAAAATAAGTAA
- a CDS encoding histidine triad nucleotide-binding protein, translating into MQDCLFCKIVAGSIPSSKVYEDEDILAFRDIQPAAPIHILIIPKKHYASMNDAGEEDWTQIGQLHKAAKQIAMEQGVAETGYRLVNNCGPDSGQVIFHLHFHLLAGEKLAPLGHVR; encoded by the coding sequence ATGCAGGATTGTCTTTTTTGTAAAATTGTCGCGGGTTCGATTCCTTCCAGCAAAGTCTACGAAGACGAGGATATACTCGCCTTTCGTGATATTCAACCGGCAGCGCCCATACATATTTTGATCATCCCCAAGAAGCACTATGCCTCCATGAACGATGCAGGGGAAGAAGACTGGACACAGATTGGACAATTACATAAGGCGGCTAAGCAAATCGCTATGGAGCAAGGTGTTGCGGAGACAGGCTATCGACTGGTTAATAACTGCGGACCGGATTCAGGCCAAGTCATTTTTCATCTTCATTTTCACCTGCTCGCGGGTGAAAAACTGGCGCCTTTAGGTCATGTCAGATAA
- the rsgA gene encoding ribosome small subunit-dependent GTPase A has product MGWTPFFEQAFEPYQKEGYSAGRVALEHKHIYRVYSEHGDLLAEVSGKLRHLASARGDYPAVGDWVVLTARPEEQRATIHAILPRKSKFSRKVAGDVTEEQIVATNVDTIFLVMAMNQDFNVRRMERYLVLAWESGAEPVIVLSKADLCEEPDELLAQLEAVAIGVPIYMISSTENRGIDQLTAYVSAGQTAALLGSSGVGKSTLINRMYGVDILDTGGIREDDDKGKHTTTHRELVALPGGGLLIDTPGMRELQLWEASEGLSSSFQEIEDLASACFYQDCKHQKEPNCAVKQALSDGSLDADRYNSFVKLQKELAYLARKEDKSLQAAEKEKWKKIHQANKKRMNRI; this is encoded by the coding sequence ATGGGGTGGACCCCCTTTTTTGAACAAGCTTTTGAGCCTTATCAAAAAGAAGGATACAGCGCAGGGAGAGTCGCGCTTGAGCATAAACACATTTATCGCGTTTATTCCGAACATGGAGATTTGCTGGCGGAAGTTTCCGGTAAGCTTCGTCATCTGGCTTCAGCCCGAGGCGATTATCCGGCAGTTGGCGATTGGGTTGTCCTTACGGCCCGTCCGGAGGAGCAGCGGGCTACGATTCATGCCATATTACCGAGGAAAAGTAAATTTTCCCGCAAAGTGGCAGGCGATGTGACGGAGGAACAAATTGTAGCCACTAATGTGGATACCATATTCCTGGTAATGGCCATGAATCAGGATTTCAATGTGCGTCGCATGGAGCGCTATCTGGTGCTCGCGTGGGAGAGCGGTGCCGAGCCTGTAATTGTCCTCAGCAAAGCAGATCTTTGTGAGGAACCCGACGAACTGCTTGCCCAATTGGAAGCCGTGGCCATCGGCGTTCCCATCTATATGATAAGCTCCACGGAAAATCGCGGTATCGATCAACTGACAGCTTATGTATCCGCAGGGCAAACTGCAGCTTTGCTGGGATCATCGGGTGTCGGCAAATCCACGCTGATCAATCGAATGTACGGTGTTGATATATTGGACACAGGAGGGATCCGCGAAGACGATGATAAAGGAAAGCATACTACTACTCATCGCGAGCTGGTCGCCTTGCCCGGCGGCGGATTGTTAATCGATACACCGGGAATGCGCGAACTGCAGCTTTGGGAAGCTTCGGAAGGGCTGAGCTCATCCTTTCAGGAAATCGAAGATTTAGCCTCGGCATGCTTTTATCAGGACTGCAAACATCAGAAAGAGCCGAATTGTGCGGTCAAGCAAGCATTATCGGATGGATCTCTGGATGCAGACCGTTACAACAGTTTTGTCAAGCTGCAAAAAGAACTGGCCTATCTGGCAAGAAAAGAAGATAAGAGCCTCCAGGCTGCGGAAAAAGAAAAGTGGAAAAAGATTCACCAAGCCAACAAAAAACGAATGAATCGCATCTAA